The Limanda limanda chromosome 13, fLimLim1.1, whole genome shotgun sequence genome has a window encoding:
- the LOC133018134 gene encoding complement C1q tumor necrosis factor-related protein 6-like, translating into MQTNRNSPKMKTLMVVLGLSLFTLCVAEVMQLIKRGEAVSSFKSPSIESACHCESKNPIGYILKPFEKLEDKQRFPEMIQEIEDPRNQLQRNQVAFGVAIGNVGNIGPYNREITLTYKTIFANTGSYNPDKGIFSAPVQGMYYFSFSGHNQSQKPMGLRLMKNGEQIVTVSNDKSGEDHETATNGMTIHLNVGDQVYVTLRENMWIFDDDNNHCTFIGHLLFPFREKINSRGRREGQ; encoded by the exons atgcagacaaacagaaatagTCCAAAGATGAAGACCTTGATGGTTGTGTTGGGCTTATCCCTCTTCACCTTGTGTGTGGCTGAGGTCATGCAACTGATTAAACGGGGAGAAGCCGTCAGCAGCTTCAAGAGTCCCAGCATCGAATCTGCTTGTCACTGCGAGAGCAAGAATCCGATTGGCTATATTCTTAAACCTTTCGAAAAATTGGAGGACAAGCAGAGATTCCCTGAGATGATTCAAGAGATAGAGGATCCGAGGAACCAGCTCCAAC GTAACCAGGTGGCATTTGGAGTAGCCATTGGCAATGTTGGAAATATTGGACCTTACAACCGTGAGATCACACTGACCTACAAGACCATCTTCGCAAACACGGGCTCATACAATCCTGATAAAG GTATTTTCAGTGCTCCAGTCCAAGGAATGTATTACTTCAGCTTCTCTGGTCATAATCAATCACAAAAGCCAATGGGGCTGCGACTCATGAAGAATGGAGAGCAGATCGTTACCGTGTCCAATGATAAATCTGGAGAAGACCATGAGACTGCAACTAACGGCATGACTATACATCTTAATGTGGGAGACCAGGTGTACGTGACGCTCCGGGAGAATATGTGGATttttgatgatgataataaccACTGCACCTTCATTGGACATCTGTTATTCCCTTTccgagaaaaaataaattccagagggagaagagagggtcAGTGA